The following are from one region of the Primulina eburnea isolate SZY01 chromosome 17, ASM2296580v1, whole genome shotgun sequence genome:
- the LOC140817975 gene encoding uncharacterized protein, translated as MAIATIVAATLQGILNPNADNVIQPPPKPQPHESQLHLLEVPEELKVQVVIPFLEDKACKWWETISPAIAENGPITWQIFKMEFLKQYYLEKFHLQKLSEFEGFKKTSDMTVIEYTSNFNDHRTYVPTIMADETLKKHRFRKGINSRIQSALAVFKPTNFADLMGAAMSSETDIKRKEEESKHKQPIPG; from the exons ATGGCAATTGCCACCATTGTGGCCGCGACGCTACAAGGGATTCTGAACCCAAACGCTGACAATGTCATCCAACCACCACCAAAACCCCAGCCACATG AAAGCCAACTTCATCTGTTGGAAGTGCCCGAAGAACTCAAGGTACAAGTGGTGATACCATTTCTTGAGGATAAAGCCTGCAAATGGTGGGAGACCATCTCACCAGCCATAGCTGAAAATGGACCAATTACGTGGCAGATATTCAAAATGGAATTTCTTAAGCAGTATTATCTGGAGAAATTCCATTTGCAAAAGCTGAGTGAATTTGAAGGATTTAAAAAAACTTCAGACATGACGGTGATTGAGTACACCTCAAATTTTAATGACCACAGAACGTACGTTCCAACAATAATGGCAGATGAGACCCTAAAGAAGCATCGTTTCAGGAAAGGGATAAATAGTCGAATACAGTCAGCCTTAGCTGTATTCAAACCCACAAATTTTGCTGACTTAATGGGAGCTGCCATGAGCTCTGAGACTGACATCAAGCGCAAAGAGGAAGAGAGTAAGCACAAACAACCCATTCCTGGTTAG